The Microcebus murinus isolate Inina chromosome 4, M.murinus_Inina_mat1.0, whole genome shotgun sequence genome has a segment encoding these proteins:
- the LOC105878641 gene encoding pepsin A → MKWLLLLGLVVLSECTIHKVPLVRKKSLRHNLHKHGHLKDFLKTHTLNQASKYFPKEATMLSTQPLENYLDTEYFGTIGIGTPAQDFTVIFDTGSSNLWVPSVYCSSPACSNHNRFNPQESSTYEATSQSVSIAYGTGSMTGVLGYDTVQVAGISDTNQIFGLSETEPGSFLYYAPFDGILGLAYPSISSSGATPVFDNLWDQGLVSQDLFSVYLSSNDQSGSVVMFGGIDSSYYTGELNWVPVTSEGYWQITVDSITMNGEAIACSGGCQAIVDTGTSLLSGPPSPIANIQSYIGASEDSNGLMVVSCSALESLPNIVFTINGVQYPLPPSAYILQEDGVCTSGFQGMNLPTASGELWILGDVFIRQYFTVFDRASNQVGLAPVA, encoded by the exons ATGAAGTGGCTGCTGCTGCTCGGCCTGGTGGTGCTCTCCGAGTGCACCATCCACAA GGTCCCCCTCGTCAGGAAGAAGTCCTTGCGGCATAACCTGCACAAGCATGGCCACCTGAAGGACTTCCTGAAGACCCACACCCTCAACCAAGCCAGCAAGTACTTCCCCAAGGAGGCCACCATGCTGTCCACCCAGCCCCTGGAGAACTACCTGGAC ACGGAGTACTTCGGCACCATCGGCATTGGAACCCCCGCCCAGGACTTCACCGTCATCTTTGACACCGGCTCCTCCAACCTGTGGGTGCCCTCGGTCTACTGCTCCAGCCCCGCCTGCA GCAACCACAACCGCTTCAACCCTCAAGAATCCTCCACCTACGAAGCCACCAGCCAGTCTGTCTCCATCGCCTACGGCACCGGCAGCATGACAGGCGTCCTCGGATACGACACGGTCCAG GTTGCAGGCATCTCCGACACCAACCAGATCTTCGGCCTGAGCGAGACAGAACCCGGCTCCTTCCTGTACTACGCTCCCTTCGACGGCATCCTGGGCCTGGCCTACCCCAGCATCTCCTCCTCCGGGGCCACGCCCGTCTTTGACAACCTGTGGGACCAGGGCCTGGTTTCCCAGGACCTCTTCTCCGTCTACCTGAGCTC CAATGACCAGAGTGGCAGCGTGGTGATGTTTGGCGGCATCGATTCTTCCTACTACACTGGAGAGCTGAACTGGGTGCCCGTTACTTCCGAGGGTTACTGGCAGATCACCGTGGACAG CATCACCATGAACGGAGAGGCCATCGCTTGCAGTGGGGGCTGCCAGGCCATTGTCGACACCGGCACCTCCCTGCTGTCCGGCCCACCCTCCCCCATCGCCAACATCCAGAGCTACATCGGAGCCAGCGAGGACTCCAACGGCCTG ATGGTGGTCAGCTGCTCGGCCCTCGAGAGCCTGCCCAACATCGTCTTCACCATCAACGGCGTCCAGtaccccctgccccccagcgcCTACATCCTGCAG GAGGATGGGGTCTGCACCAGCGGCTTCCAGGGCATGAACCTCCCCACCGCCTCCGGGGAGCTCTGGATCCTGGGCGACGTCTTCATCCGCCAGTACTTCACCGTCTTTGACAGGGCCAGCAACCAGGTCGGCCTGGCTCCAGTGGCCTAA